CCTGGTGGCGCGGGGGGCCACCGTGCTGCTCGGCTGCCGTTCCCGGGCCAGGGCCGAGCAGGCCCGCCAGGCCCTGCTCCCCTCCGTGGCCGCCGGCGGCGCCGTGGATCTGCTCGATCTCGACCTCGCCGATCTGGCGGCGGTGGTGCGCGCTGCCCGCACCGTGGAGGAGCGCTACGGGCGCCTCGATCTGCTGGTGAACAATGCCGGTGTGATGGGCCTGCCCCGCGCCCTCACCCGCGATGGCTTCGAGCTGCAGTTCGGCATCAATCACCTGGGCCATTTCGCCCTCACCCAGGCGTTGCTGCCGCTGCTGCGTGCCCGGCCGGGAGCGCGCGTGGTCACCGTGACCTCCGGCGCCCAGTACTTCGGCCGCATCGCCTTCGACGATCTGCAGGGAGAGCGCCGCTACGACCGCTGGCAGGCCTACGGCCAGAGCAAGCTGGCCAATGTGATGTTCGCGCTCGAGCTGCAGCAGCGGCTCGATGCCGAGCAGGCCGGCGTGCTCTCCCTGGCGGCCCATCCAGGCGTGGCCCGCACCAACCTTCAGCCCGCCTCGGTGGCGGCCAGCGGCTCCTGGTTCGAGCCCATCGCCTACCGGCTGATGGGCCCCCTGTTCCAGAGCGCAGCGATGGGTGCCCTGCCCCAGCTCTATGCCGCCACGGCGCCTTCGGCCAGCCCCGGGGGCCACTACGGTCCGGATCAGTGGGGCGGCATGCGGGGCTGGCCGAAGGCCGTGCCGGTGGCCCCCCCGGCCCGGGATCCGGAGCAGCGCCAGCGCCTCTGGCAGAGCAGTGAGGAGCTCTGCGCGGCAGCCCTTGAACGCTCCACGGGCCGTCCGGCATCGGCAGCACAGCCTGTCCTCTCCCCCCACCTAGCCTGAGGGTCACAGTCCCGTCCGCCTTCCTTGATCCCGCTGCAGATCGCCCGAGCCGGTGCCCGCTCCAGCGCCCTCATCGGCGCTGCACTCCTGGGCGCCCTGGTGACCTTCGGCCCCACGACGGTGGCCAACGCCCAGGATCTCTTCATCTATCCGGCCGCCGGTCAGAGCCCTGAACAGCAGCGTCAGGATGGTCTGGAATGCCGGCTCTGGGCCATCGACCAGACCGGTTTTGATCCCACCCAGCCCGCCCCTGCATCCAGTGGGGCGCTGGCATCGCCACCCCAGGTTCAGCGGCAGGGGCCCGGCACGGCGCGATCCACCGTTCGTGGTGCCGTCGCTGGCACTGCTGTGGGGGCGATCGTGGGCAACACCGGGCGGGGTGCGGCCGCAGGTGCGACCCAGGGCCTGCTCAGCGGAACAGCCCGCGGTGTGGATCAACGCCGCGCGCAGCAACAGGCCAACGACGACTGGGCCCGCCAGCAGCAGATTGCCGAAGCTGAGCGGCAGCAGCTGCTGCAGTACCGGCGCCGGGCCTTCAACCGCGCGGTCACAGCCTGCATGGAGGGCCGTGGCTACACCGTCAGCTGATTCCTCCTGCCGCCGGCTCAGACGTAGCGTCCGCCGCGTCCCGCTGGGCATGGGGTCGGCGCTGACACTGGTGGCGCTGCTCGGCTGTGGGGGCCCCAGCGGCCGTTCGACCAGCGATGCCCAGCGGGCCGAGCTGGTGGAGCGTCTCTATGCCGACTTCCGCCGAGCTCGGTTCGCCGACGTTCCCGACATCACCGTGGCCGAACTGCAGCGCCAGACCCTGCAGCACCCGCAGCTGGTGCTGGTGGACGTGCGTGAGCTGCGTGAGCGGGCGGTGTCGATTCTGCCCGGGGCCATCAGCGTGGAGGTGTTCGAGCGGCAGAAGGAGCGCTATCGCTCCAGCCTGGTGGTGCCCTACTGCACCATCGGCCTGCGTAGCGGGCTCTACGGCCGCCGGTTGATCCGCGAGGGGTTCCGCACCCGCAACCTGGCGGGAAGCCTGTTGGCCTGGGCCCATGCCGGCCTGCCACTGGAGCACCAGGGGCGGCCCACCCGTCGCGCCCACGTCTTCAGCCCAGGTTGGAATCTGCTGCCCGAGGCCTACGAGGCGGCGGTCAACTAGGGGCGCCCGTTTAGGGGCGCCCGTTCGCCGCGGCCCCGCCCCAGGCCCCACGTCTCAGCCTTCAGGCCTCATGCTGACGGCAGATATGGCCATGGCGCCAGCACCACACCCAGGGAGGGGTCTGCCGGGCGGCCTGCAGATCGGGGCGGTCGCGCAGGCTCACCGGCACGAATTCCGTGGCGTAGCTGAAGCCGTCGTTGCGTTCGGCCTGGTTCAGCACCAGGCTGCCCTCCTCCCCCGACACCGAACGGTGGTACGTGCCGATCGGGATCCGCAGTGCTCCCATGGCGCGGACCAGATGCACCACATGATGGGGCTGGGGCCAGCTGGGATTGAGCAGCGTGAAGGTGCGCTGGCCCTGCAGCACCAGGTTGTGATCCACCTGGTAGCGGTGCAGGTAGTACTGCTCGAAGCACGGTTCGGCGGAGCTGTCATCGGGCGGCGACACCGCCGCGCCGCTGTGTTCCACGATGTCGCTGCCGTTGCTGTGGGGCACGCTGGCGTCGAAGAACGTGACTTGGGGCGTCTCGCGGAACACGTGGATCGGAATGAAGCTCAACCGCATGGCCTGCAGCTCCCGCTGATTCCGGTCTAGCGCCGCGCTGCCGGCCGGCTGCCGCAGCGGCGCTCCATTCCCGGCGTTCCGCTCTCTGGGATGCCTGCGTCACTTCTAGAATCCACCGTTCTCCAGGCTGCCGCATGCCCCGCGCCAAGAGTTCCGTTCCGGCAGCCACCCTGAACGAGAAGGCGGCGCTGCAGGCTCTGCAGGGCGGAACCCTCGAGGATGTGATCCGGGTGCGCGGCGCCCGCCAGCACAACCTCAAGGACGTCGATCTCACCATCCCGCGCAACCGCCTGGTGGTGTTCACCGGGGTGAGCGGCAGCGGCAAGAGTTCGCTGGCCTTCGACACCATCTTCGCCGAGGGTCAGCGGCGCTACGTGGAGAGCCTGTCGGCCTATGCCCGCCAGTTCCTGGGGCAGGTGGACAAGCCCGATGTGGATGCGATCGAGGGCCTGTCGCCGGCGATCTCGATCGATCAGAAATCCACCAGCCACAACCCCCGTTCCACCGTCGGCACGGTCACCGAGATCCAGGACTACCTGCGCCTGCTCTTCGGCCGGGCCGGGGAACCCCACTGCCCGGAGTGCGACCGCTCGATCCGGCCCCAGTCGATCGATGAGATGGTGGACCAGATCCTCACCCTGCCGGAGGGCACGCGCTACCAGCTGCTGGCGCCGGTGGTGCGGGGCAAGAAGGGCACCCACGTGAAGCTGCTCGGCGGGCTGGTGGCGGAGGGTTTTGCCCGGGTGCGCATCAACGGCGAGGTGCGCGAGCTGGCCGACAACATCGAGCTCGACAAGAACCATGCCCACCACATCGATGTGGTGGTGGACCGTCTGATCGCCCGCGAGGGCATCCAGGAGCGGCTCACCGATTCGCTGCGCACCGCCCTCAAGCGCGGCGATGGGCTCGCCCTGGTGGAGGTGGTGCCCAAGGCCGGTGAGGAGCTGCCCCAGGGGGTGGACCAGGAGCGGCTCTACTCCGAGAACTTCGCCTGCCCCGTGCACGGCGCCGTGATGGAGGAGCTTTCCCCGCGCCTCTTCTCCTTCAACAGCCCCTATGGCGCCTGCGCCGACTGCCACGGCATCG
This portion of the Cyanobium sp. NIES-981 genome encodes:
- a CDS encoding rhodanese-like domain-containing protein gives rise to the protein MGSALTLVALLGCGGPSGRSTSDAQRAELVERLYADFRRARFADVPDITVAELQRQTLQHPQLVLVDVRELRERAVSILPGAISVEVFERQKERYRSSLVVPYCTIGLRSGLYGRRLIREGFRTRNLAGSLLAWAHAGLPLEHQGRPTRRAHVFSPGWNLLPEAYEAAVN
- a CDS encoding oxidoreductase translates to MPWTAADIPDQSGRLALVTGASSGLGFETARALVARGATVLLGCRSRARAEQARQALLPSVAAGGAVDLLDLDLADLAAVVRAARTVEERYGRLDLLVNNAGVMGLPRALTRDGFELQFGINHLGHFALTQALLPLLRARPGARVVTVTSGAQYFGRIAFDDLQGERRYDRWQAYGQSKLANVMFALELQQRLDAEQAGVLSLAAHPGVARTNLQPASVAASGSWFEPIAYRLMGPLFQSAAMGALPQLYAATAPSASPGGHYGPDQWGGMRGWPKAVPVAPPARDPEQRQRLWQSSEELCAAALERSTGRPASAAQPVLSPHLA
- a CDS encoding hemagglutinin, which encodes MRLSFIPIHVFRETPQVTFFDASVPHSNGSDIVEHSGAAVSPPDDSSAEPCFEQYYLHRYQVDHNLVLQGQRTFTLLNPSWPQPHHVVHLVRAMGALRIPIGTYHRSVSGEEGSLVLNQAERNDGFSYATEFVPVSLRDRPDLQAARQTPPWVWCWRHGHICRQHEA
- a CDS encoding glycine zipper family protein; the encoded protein is MIPLQIARAGARSSALIGAALLGALVTFGPTTVANAQDLFIYPAAGQSPEQQRQDGLECRLWAIDQTGFDPTQPAPASSGALASPPQVQRQGPGTARSTVRGAVAGTAVGAIVGNTGRGAAAGATQGLLSGTARGVDQRRAQQQANDDWARQQQIAEAERQQLLQYRRRAFNRAVTACMEGRGYTVS